The genomic interval TTTCCCGCTGCTTTTCAAAATTTTTTCTTTTGAGCTGGTAAATTATAAAAAGCCGAGCTTGTGCAGAGCTTTTTCAAAGTTCCCCTCACTTGGTAGGCAGTGAGAAGGCCGAAAAATTAACCCCCCTGAAAAATTTTTTGTTTTGGCTCCAAATCGGAGCCATTTTCCTATGCAGGACTGCTCGTGGCTCCGAAATGGAGCCATTTTTCGTCTATGGCATCAAAATTGATGCCATGTCCATTCCGGATTTCATCGGTGTGGCAGCAAAATTGATGCCATAAAAATAAGCGCCTGCCTCTTTTCAGAAGCAGACGCTCGTTTTTCGTATTCCTTTTTTACCGTAGCAGCCGGATCAGCAGCTCATTGATATCCTCGGTGGGCTTGCCGCTTGCTACCAGCTTGTTCCGAAAGGACAACAGGGCCTTTGTCAGCAGCCGTCGCTCGCCGGCGCAGAGTGCTAACACTCGATTTCTTCTATACTTGAACATCACCACACCTCAGCAATAAACCAGCTCAGAAAGGACAACTTCCTCCGCACGGCTGCAGATGCTGTTCATCCGTCCCACCCATTCCATTTGATTCTCGGTCTTCAGCCGCTCAGTGACACCTTCGGCTTTCTTCATCTGTTCGACCAGCTGATCAAACATTTCTTGTGCAGTGTCGCCGATTTCCTTGAGATGCTCGTCCAGTTTGCCGGTCAGCAGCATCCCCGTGTAGATGCCGTCTCTGTACTCGCGCAGATACCGCCTGCGCTTTTCTGCGAATCTGTTGTACATATTCTTCCTCCTTTTGCGCCCGCCGTGCGGGTTTCTATCATCATCCACATGATGGCGCAACCCGAAGGAAAAGCCCAATGTGCGAAAAACAGATTTGCAGATTTGACATCATAGAAACTCCCTCAGAAACGCAGGTTAATATTTGCCAAATTGAAGGGTTTGTATGTCCTTATGACGTTATACCTTGATTGAGTTTTCGAACGAAAACATTTGTTGAAATATGTGGACTTTTTGTGCGGGCTGTGATATAATTATCAAAATACAGATTTATATGTTGAAAAGCGGCACTCCCAATACTATTGGCACAAGCAATAAAGTAAATGAGGTTTGCTATATGACTGTGAGTTATAAAAAATTATGGAAGCTCTTAATAGACCGAGATCTAAAGAAGAAGGATCTTGAGGAAATGGCTGGCGTTAGTCATTATGTAATGAACAAGTTGACACATGGGGATAACGTCACCACTGATGTCCTATGCAAAGTGTGCAAGGCTCTTAATTGCACCGTTGACGACATTATGGAAATGATTGACGAGTAGCTGTCGCTTTGGGTTTTTCAGTATAGGTATCATCGAATGCTATCGGAAAGTTGGTGAGAAATAAATGCCGTTTGATGCGAGCGTCAGAGCTTATTTGCGGGCTTACCAAAACGAATACAGAGCTGCTCTTCATGGAGGGCAGCACACAGCCGAGCTTTCTTTTCGCGTCCCTATGCATGAAATGTTTAGGAGGATAGCGCATGACTTGAACCCGGCAGGTACTTTCGACATCATTCTTGAGCCGAGAAATCAAGGAAGAATGGGGCGGCCTGACTGGAGAATACAGGATCGCATCTCGCTTGGTGTTTACGGCTATATTGAGGCGAAAGGTCCATCCAACGAGCCGTTCGATACTACCCCGTATAGGGATCAGATTAACCGATATCTGACGTTAGGGCACAAGCTTATCATTACGGACGGCATTGATTTCGTATAAAAACGATGTGGATTCCTTCGTTATCGTGTCCAGCGATTCCGATTACTGGGGATTGATCTCGTCACTGCCAGATGCACATTTCCTTGTTATGATTGAGCGCGAGAAATGCGGACCGGACATGAAGGAAGCCCTTGCTGATTCCGGTATCTTCTACTGCTATCTGGATGACTTTTATTCCGGCAATAGCGAGGACATCAAAAAGAACGCTTTGTTCAAGGAAATGTACCGCTGGATTGACAACTCCGTTCACCTGAATGTCAACGATATGTTTGACGCTGCATTGAGAAATACACGCATTGATATGTCTCCGGCTGAACGGCGGCAATTCTATGAAAAGCACATCAAGCACATGACCTTACAGATCGATGAAGACGGCAATGTCGGTATTGAGCTAAAACGAGGATAGTTTGCATTTGTGAAAAACGCCCCCGACACTGTGCCAGACGCACAGTGCCGGGGGCGTTCCCGTTTCCAGCGATTTATTTTTCTCTCGGCAAGGGGCTGTTCATAAGGTGACACTTTCCATTTTGCGAAGCCGTGAAAATTCGATGTGTTCCGTGGAGATGTTCACTGGGCAGCATACGCCGTACACGTTTCCGATAATCACTGATGTAGAATTGATTTGTGTTTAGGAGGACAAAGCGGGAGATATAATGTTAAATGTAGTTGCGTGCGCACGCATATTGCGTTATAATACTGGTGGTTAGGAGGAATATATCTATGCAACTATTAAAATGGCTTTCCGTAACAGACCGATTTTACAAAATCTATTTGGATAAACAGCTTGCCCCCTTTGGAATCAACAACAGCCAATATATGTTTTTGATTAAAATCTGTCGTTCGCCTGGCATTTTACAGGATTCTTTAATGGATATGTTTTATGTTCATCCGAGCAATATTGTACGGACAGTTGCGGCATTAGAAAAGCAGGGAATGATTATGCGTTCCCCAAATGATAAGGATAAGCGGACGTGTAAGCTGTATCCTACGGAACGTGCGCTGTCTGTAATTGATGAGGTGCAGACGGTATGTGAAAAGACAGAAGCTCTTTTATTGCAAGGTATGAGCGAATCCGAGCAGAACCTTTTTATGGATTTCTTAATACAGGCGGGCAGAAATATCACATCGGAACTCCATATAGAGAAAAAGGGGGAGGAGTTCAATGACTGAAAATCCTCTGGGCTATGAAAAAATTCCAAAGCTGTTGAAAAATTTTGCTGTTCCCAGTATTGTGGCGTCTCTTGTCGGCTCAATCTACAATATTGTGGATCAGATTTTTATTGGTCAAGGGGTCGGTTATTTGGGAAATGCAGCAACCAATGTTGCCTACCCGTTTTCTACCATCTGCCTTGCCATTGCACTACTGGTCGGAATTGGCAGTGCTTCCCGTGTTTCCCTCTGTCTTGGATGCAAAGAGCCGAAAGCTGCCGCCAAAGCAGCGGGAAATGGTATTGTTCTGATGGGAATTTTCGGAATTATTTATTTGCTGGTTGGAGAAACTTTTCTGTCTTTGCTCCTAAAGGCATTTGGGGCAACGACAGATGTATTTCCATATGCAAAGCAGTATGCCAGCATAACATTGATTGGAATGCCGTTTCTCATTGTAACGAATGGTATGAGCAATTTGATTCGAGCAGATGGAAAACCAAAGTATTCAATGGTCTGCATGGTTGTGGGAGCTATTATCAATACCATTCTTGACCCCATTTTTATTTTTGTTTGCGATTGGGGAATTGCCGGCGCAGCTTGGGCAACAGTTATTGGGCAAATTTTTTCCTTCATACTCGCACTCCGTTATCTATGGCGTTTCCAAACAATCCATTTTGAAAAAGAGTCGTTTTTATTGGACATCAAAGAAAGCATGAAAATTTGCAGCATGGGAATCAGCAGCAGCTCAAACCAGATTGCAGTTACCGTGATTCAAATCATTCAGTACAATTCGTTGACTTATTACGGCGCATTAACAAAATATGGAACGGATATTCCCTTGGCAGCTTGCGGAATTGTTATGAAAACAAATGCCATAATCCTTGCGATTGTTGTAGGAATCTCGCAAGGGACACAGCCGATTATCGGTTTCAACTATGGAGCAAGGCAATATCATCGGGTACGGGAGGCTTACATGCTTGCAATAAAGTGGAATCTTGTTGTTTCCACTATTGCTTTTATCGCATTTCAATTTTTCCCGCAATCTATCATTTCACTATTCGGAGACGGGGACGAGCTGTATTTTGAATTTGCTGTTTTGTTCATGCGTACCTATCTTTTCATGGTGTTGGTAAATGGTGTGCAGTTGCTTTCTTCCAGCTTTTTTACCGCAATAGGAAAATCGTTAAGAGGTGCTCTGTTGGCATTAACAAGGCAGACCTTTTTCTTGATTCCGCTTACCCTGCTGCTCCCGCTTCGTTTCGGAATTATGGGAGTATTGCTAGCGGGGCCTGTTGCTGATTTTTCAGCGTTTGTGCTATCTGTTGTCCTGGTGGGTATAGAATTAAAAAAACAAAAAAACTCGCTTATAATTTAAGCCATAGCATATAGCTATTATCCACAGCTACTAAGCAAGTGTTATCAATAATGGATAGTTGAGGAGGCAAGGATAATGCCCAAAGTAATGGAGATCATCGAAAAGGAAACCAAGGGGAAAAGCTACCACACATATAAGTATAGTTATGATTCGATTGGTTTACCGTCCATCTCCCGGTACCAAACTTGAGAACTTGACCGTCGGCGTTATACAAGACTATATGGTTGAAGCGGAAAAACGGATGTTTGCTGAGCTGGTCAGAGACAAGCGTTTGGGGCAAGATGCCTACTTGCCTAAGGATGGTTCCCTTGAATATAAGATTATGAAATCTGGGCGAGAAGATTTGAGAACACTTCAAAAAATCAAGCACAATTACAGTTGGGTAATCGGTGTTTCTAAGTCTTTTAATCCAGAAAGCTGTCTTGACCACACGGGTAAACCGAATTCCAATTACATCGCAGATCTGCCAGTATTCCAAAGGTTTATAATTAAACCTTTTTACGAGTGTCTAGTATAAACCGATTCAATAGGCATTTGCACTTGAATAAAAAATGCACTTGTTCAAAACTGAGCAAGTGCAGAAATCAATTCGTTTCCTATTTACTTTTCCATAGATTCACTTCTTGACTGAGCCACTCGCACCATGTGTCGACCCCTTCGCCGGTCTTTGCGGAAATGGGAAATATCTTTAACTCCGGATTTCTCATATGCGCATAAGAAATAACCTTTTCCAAATCAAAATCAAAATATGGCAGAACGTCAATTTTGTTGATGATAAGTGCGTCGCAGACCTGAAAAATAAGCGGGTATTTCAGCGGCTTGTCATGCCCCTCAGGCACGGAAAGGATCATGGCGTTCTTTACCGCGCCCGTATCAAATTCCGCGGGGCACACAAGATTTCCCACATTTTCAAGGATGGCAATATCCACATTCTGGATTCCCATGCTTCTCAATCCCTGCCGGGTCATGTCGGCGTCAAGGTGACACATGCCGCCGGTGTGGAGCTGAATCGTCCTGATCCCCGTATCCGCAATAGCCGCAGCGTCCACGTCCGAGTCGATATCCGCCTCCATAACCGCCATACGGTACTTATTCTTCATGCGGGAAATCGTTTGCTTCAATGTTGTTGTCTTGCCGCTGCCTGGGGATGACATCAAATTCAGTAGGAAGGTCTTGTTCTCCTTCAGCTCCTGCCTGAGCCTGTTTGCGTCCTGATCATTGTCCGCAAATACGCTCTGCTTGATCTCTATCACTCGATAATTTTCCATAACAATCTTGTCCTCCTTTTTGCAAAGCTCCCCGAGCGGCCTGCCCGGGGAGCTTCGGCTAACAAGCCAGTATCTCTTTAATTAAGAACTCTTTCCCGGAGAGCACGGTATATTCGCTCTCCTGACAACAGGGGCACTGTGCGTCGCAGGTGAAGGGATTAAAGACGCTTCCGCAGTTCCGGCACTTTGCTGAGGCTTCTATGATTTCAATCTCCAGTGCGGAGCCTTCCAGCCGGGTCCCCGGTATGGAACGCCTGTACACAGCTTTCATCATCTGCGGGACAACGGAAAACGCTTCGCCCACCTGAAGAACCACCTTATCAATTTTCTTAAGGTTCTGTTCTTCGGCGATCCGGTCAACCTTCTCGACGACGTCTATAATCAGACCCAGCTCGTGCATGTTCAGGCTTCCAGAACGATGCGGTTGAGGACATGCCTCATGCGCGCCTCATTGTAGATTACCGGCACGGGATAGGTTCCGTTGCCCTCTGCCAGCGCCCACTTGATGATCTGCGGGAAGTCCTTCTGCTCGATGAAGTCAAAGCCCGTGGGAAGCCCCATCTCCCTGTTCATCTGACGGATCGCAGCAATAAAGGCGTTTGCCTTCTCTGCGTCGCTGCCGGTCGTCTTCACGCCGGTAATCTCCGCAAGATGCGCAAGCTGGGGATGGACTGCCGTGCCGTAGTCCTCCAGAACAATCGGCATGATGACCGCGTTCGCGAGCCCGTGCGCGGTGTTATAGATGCCGCCCATTGCGTGGGCAATCGCGTGAACATACCCGACGCCGGTGTGGTTGAAGGCAAGCCCTGCCTTATAGGAGGCGATGAGCATGGCCTCGCGGGCCTCCAGATCGTTCCCGTCCTCATAGGCGCGCTTGAGATTTCTGAATATCTTTACCACCGCTTCCTCCGCATTGCGGTTGCTGGCGTTGTTGTTATACGCCCACGTGACATAGCTCTCTACCGCATGGGTCAGCGCGTCGATACCCGTCGTCGCGGTGACGAATTTCGGCATGGACACCGTCAGCTTCGGGTCGAGAACGGCATATTTGGGGACGAGGTTGGGATCCATGATCGCGTACTTGTGGCGCTCGTCATGATCGGAGATCACAGCGCCCATTGTGACCTCGCTGCCCGTGCCGGACGTGGTGGGGACGGCAACGATCGGAGCGACCTTTATCATGACCTTCATCAGGCCCGCCATCTTCCCGATCGGCGTATTGGGCTTGGCAACGCGCGCCGCTGCCGCCTTGGCGGCGTCCATGGGGGAGCCGCCCCCGATCGCGAGGAAGCCGTCGCAGCCGTTTTCCAGATACTGCGCACGGATCGCCTCCACCGTCTTCACCGAGGGGTTTGCCTCCACCTGATCATAGATCGTGTAGCCAATACCATGGCGCTCAAGATTTTCCGCGATGGGCGGGACAATGGTTCTGCCGACGGTTGGGCCGGTCACGATCATGACCTTGTTCACGTTCAGCTCTTTGAGTACCTCCGGGATCTTCTTTGCGCTGTCCGCTCCGCTTACCACCTTCGGGCCGGGGAACATGGCGTCCGTAAGCGGGAGCGCCTGCTCCATGATTTTGCTGTTCGCGCGGCACTTGAATACCGTAAGCTTATCCTTTGCCTTTTCAAAGAAGCGCTCGTCCATTGCGTATGCGATACCGACCGCCGCGACAGCCGCCGCGCCGCAGAGAAGCGCCTTATATGTTTTCTTCATTTCAAACCCCTCTTTCCTTACTTAATGCGCATGACCGCGTCATACGCGCTGTGTACCGCATCCGCGATCCTCCCGCTCTTGCACGCGTCTCCGACCGTTACCACATACGGGTACTGATTTTCAAGCGCCTTTGCCAGCGCGTTTACCGGGCGGACGCCCAGAGACAAGACGACCTCGTCAACCGTCACCGTGGTCAGCATACTGGTTCTGACGTCCTCGAGGATCACGCTGTCCTCCGTAATCTTCATCAGGCGCTTGCCCGGCATAAACTCCGTGTCGTATTTCTGAATCCGGCTCAGCTCGTCATCCTTCAGCTGGAACCAAGTACCCGGTGCGATCTCCTCCGCCATCTCAACGACGACCACATGGTTTCCGCTCTCGTTGAGGATCTCCGTTGTTTCAAGCCCCGTCATGCCGCTGCCGATCACCGCGACGATCTTGCCGCTGATCTTCTTCTCACCCATAATGATCTCCGGCGCAGTGCAGACATTGGGCAGGTCGATGCCCTTGATTGAGCGCGGTCTTACCGGGACGCCGCCCGTCGCGATGACGACGGCATAGGGCTTGAGTTTGGCGATGGCCTTTTCCGTGGCCTCCGTGCCGAGCTTTACCTCTACGCCGAGCTTCTCCACGTTTGCCATCAGGTCTTCGATCGACCAGTAGAGCTTACCTTTGAGCAGGCAGGTCGAGGCGGTCTTCACCTGTCCTCCGGCCTTCTCTTCTTTCTCAAAAACGGTCACGGCAAAGCCGCGCCTCGCCATGATCTCCGCCGCCATCAAACCGGCGGGGCCTGCACCGACAACAACGACCCTGCGCCCCTCGCCGTCCTTCGGCATGTTGGCGAAAAACCGCTCCTGTCCGACCGCGGGATTGAGCGCGCATTCGCCGTTCTTTCCGCTCAATGCCCCGTAGGTGAAGCTCTCGATGCAGTTGAGGCAGCCGATGCAGCGCTTGATCTCGTT from Clostridiales bacterium carries:
- the hypB gene encoding hydrogenase nickel incorporation protein HypB, encoding MENYRVIEIKQSVFADNDQDANRLRQELKENKTFLLNLMSSPGSGKTTTLKQTISRMKNKYRMAVMEADIDSDVDAAAIADTGIRTIQLHTGGMCHLDADMTRQGLRSMGIQNVDIAILENVGNLVCPAEFDTGAVKNAMILSVPEGHDKPLKYPLIFQVCDALIINKIDVLPYFDFDLEKVISYAHMRNPELKIFPISAKTGEGVDTWCEWLSQEVNLWKSK
- a CDS encoding MATE family efflux transporter gives rise to the protein MTENPLGYEKIPKLLKNFAVPSIVASLVGSIYNIVDQIFIGQGVGYLGNAATNVAYPFSTICLAIALLVGIGSASRVSLCLGCKEPKAAAKAAGNGIVLMGIFGIIYLLVGETFLSLLLKAFGATTDVFPYAKQYASITLIGMPFLIVTNGMSNLIRADGKPKYSMVCMVVGAIINTILDPIFIFVCDWGIAGAAWATVIGQIFSFILALRYLWRFQTIHFEKESFLLDIKESMKICSMGISSSSNQIAVTVIQIIQYNSLTYYGALTKYGTDIPLAACGIVMKTNAIILAIVVGISQGTQPIIGFNYGARQYHRVREAYMLAIKWNLVVSTIAFIAFQFFPQSIISLFGDGDELYFEFAVLFMRTYLFMVLVNGVQLLSSSFFTAIGKSLRGALLALTRQTFFLIPLTLLLPLRFGIMGVLLAGPVADFSAFVLSVVLVGIELKKQKNSLII
- a CDS encoding iron-containing alcohol dehydrogenase, which codes for MKKTYKALLCGAAAVAAVGIAYAMDERFFEKAKDKLTVFKCRANSKIMEQALPLTDAMFPGPKVVSGADSAKKIPEVLKELNVNKVMIVTGPTVGRTIVPPIAENLERHGIGYTIYDQVEANPSVKTVEAIRAQYLENGCDGFLAIGGGSPMDAAKAAAARVAKPNTPIGKMAGLMKVMIKVAPIVAVPTTSGTGSEVTMGAVISDHDERHKYAIMDPNLVPKYAVLDPKLTVSMPKFVTATTGIDALTHAVESYVTWAYNNNASNRNAEEAVVKIFRNLKRAYEDGNDLEAREAMLIASYKAGLAFNHTGVGYVHAIAHAMGGIYNTAHGLANAVIMPIVLEDYGTAVHPQLAHLAEITGVKTTGSDAEKANAFIAAIRQMNREMGLPTGFDFIEQKDFPQIIKWALAEGNGTYPVPVIYNEARMRHVLNRIVLEA
- a CDS encoding MarR family transcriptional regulator — its product is MQLLKWLSVTDRFYKIYLDKQLAPFGINNSQYMFLIKICRSPGILQDSLMDMFYVHPSNIVRTVAALEKQGMIMRSPNDKDKRTCKLYPTERALSVIDEVQTVCEKTEALLLQGMSESEQNLFMDFLIQAGRNITSELHIEKKGEEFND
- a CDS encoding TnpV protein, yielding MYNRFAEKRRRYLREYRDGIYTGMLLTGKLDEHLKEIGDTAQEMFDQLVEQMKKAEGVTERLKTENQMEWVGRMNSICSRAEEVVLSELVYC
- a CDS encoding hydrogenase maturation nickel metallochaperone HypA, with amino-acid sequence MHELGLIIDVVEKVDRIAEEQNLKKIDKVVLQVGEAFSVVPQMMKAVYRRSIPGTRLEGSALEIEIIEASAKCRNCGSVFNPFTCDAQCPCCQESEYTVLSGKEFLIKEILAC
- a CDS encoding helix-turn-helix transcriptional regulator, whose translation is MTVSYKKLWKLLIDRDLKKKDLEEMAGVSHYVMNKLTHGDNVTTDVLCKVCKALNCTVDDIMEMIDE